The following proteins come from a genomic window of Rutidosis leptorrhynchoides isolate AG116_Rl617_1_P2 chromosome 10, CSIRO_AGI_Rlap_v1, whole genome shotgun sequence:
- the LOC139870280 gene encoding uncharacterized protein — protein sequence MVTLRRWSIYFSCQVAKHIWAKVLKWWGYNLAIFGFEDIFNGTFGCVAQDHKKNQWQAVCWVICYILWKNRNAKVFKNKLETVLSLISEVQVLSYDWISRRCKGHIMDWLQWFSHP from the coding sequence ATGGTGACATTGAGACGGTGGAGCATATACTTTTCCTGTCAAGTGGCAAAACACATTTGGGCTAAAGTTCTTAAATGGTGGGGGTATAATTTGGCTATATTTGGGTTTGAGGATATTTTTAATGGTACTTTCGGTTGTGTAGCACAGGATCATAAAAAGAATCAATGGCAAGCGGTTTGTTGGGTGATTTGTTACATTCTATGGAAGAATAGAAATGCAAAGGTGTTCAAGAATAAGCTCGAGACGGTCCTATCTTTAATTAGCGAGGTTCAAGTTCTTTCATATGATTGGATTTCACGACGTTGCAAGGGTCATATTATGGATTGGCTACAATGGTTTTCACACCCTTAG